The Desulfococcus multivorans DNA window AAAATATCATGAAAATTCTTGACAATCCCATGTATTTCAATTACTAGAAGCAGGATTCTGATTAGGCGTTGGACAGATAAAATAATAAAATAATTAAAATAAGTTAGGAGATTACTAATGGCTGTACCCAAGCGAAAAACATCCAAGTCAAAACGGGATAAACGAAGAACGCACGACAAGATCAGCGGGCCTGAACTGACGACATGCCCCGAATGCAACGAAGCCAGGCTGCCCCATCATGCCTGTCCCGA harbors:
- the rpmF gene encoding 50S ribosomal protein L32 gives rise to the protein MAVPKRKTSKSKRDKRRTHDKISGPELTTCPECNEARLPHHACPECGAYKSLNVLEKEVD